From a single Podarcis raffonei isolate rPodRaf1 chromosome 10, rPodRaf1.pri, whole genome shotgun sequence genomic region:
- the CAV2 gene encoding caveolin-2: MGLEKEKADTKIFMDEYGFNRSSSPALSDAEKSLEKTPDRDPRGINTHLKLGFADVIAEPASTHSFDKVWICSHALFELSKYLIYKILTLFLAVPLAFVAGILFAVLSCLHIWIVVPFTKSCLMALPSVQAVWKSVTDVFIAPLYHSVGRCFASVDIRLVQE; encoded by the exons ATGGggctggagaaagagaaagcgGACACCAAGATCTTCATGGATGAATACGGCTTCAACCGAAGCAGCAGCCCCGCTCTGTCGGACGCGGAGAAGAGCCTGGAGAAAACCCCGGACAGGGACCCGCGCGGGATTAACACGCATCTGAAG CTGGGATTTGCGGATGTGATTGCGGAGCCGGCGTCCACGCACTCCTTCGACAAAGTCTGGATCTGCAGCCACGCACTCTTCGAGCTCAGCAAATACCTGATCTATAAGATCCTGACGCTCTTCCTTGCGGTCCCCTTGGCCTTTGTGGCAGGGATCCTCTTTGCTGTGCTCAGCTGTCTGCACATCTG gATTGTGGTTCCTTTCACAAAGTCCTGCCTTATGGCTTTGCCCTCTGTGCAAGCTGTATGGAAGAGCGTGACAGATGTTTTCATTGCACCGCTATATCACAGCGTAGGAAGGTGCTTTGCATCAGTCGACATACGCCTTGTCCAAGAGTGA